The genomic segment GGATCGAAATTATAGGTCGGCGCCTGAGCCGAGAGCCGGTTCAGCTCTCCATGCGCATTCACGATGGCGGGAATGCGAGCCCGCAAGGCCATGCGCATTTCCTGTGCGATCACGGCACGTGCAAGGTCAATGGCAGCCGCTTGGCGTTCACGTGACGGGCGCTGGCCAATTGCATCGGCCAGTTTCCCGCGCAATTCGAAGCCATCGTCTCCCTGCGCGAGGATTTGCTGCATCAGCCGATGCATTGGAGCCAGATCGTGGGACAGGAATTCCAACGCCGCACCCGGTGAACCAGCGGATGCACTCGCGGCGAGGGCCCGAGCCGCAAGTTCCGCTGTCGGTGCTTCCCGCGCGAGGTAGGCCTCAACTTCCTCGGCCCTGGCCTCCCCAAAGCGGAGCACGCGGCAGCGGGAACGGATCGTCGGCAAGAGCCGTCCCGGGCGATGCGTGACGAGCAGGAAAAACGTTCCCTGCGGCGGTTCCTCAAGGCTCTTGAGCAGGGCATTGGCGCCACCCTTCTCGAGATCATCCGCCGGGGAGATGATTACTGCGCGGCGGCTGCCCAGAGTTGGGCGTGTCACGAGCCGGTGCTGCATTTCGCGAATCTGATCGATCGAGATATTTCGCTTGGCCTGCCACTCCTTGCCTTCGGCCTTTTTCTTTTCCTCTTCGGCATTGGCAGGCAGGTGTTCGAGCACGAGTATGTCTGGATGATCGCCCTTGGGCTGAGGCACTCCGGCTTCGGCCACAAGTTCCCGGGCAGCGGCCATTGCGAAGTCAAGCTTGCCGATGCCACGCTTGCCGGCAAGCATCCACGCGTGATGCAAGCGCGGGCCGGCCAGTGCCGCATGCCATGCCCGCCAGGGTTCGTCATGGCCGGAATGCCTCACGCCCGCTCCTCCAGCAGGGGAGAGAGTGCGGACATGATACGGGCATGGATTTCCCCGGGAATGCCTTCTCCGTCGATCCTCGCGAAGCGTTCGGGATTCTCCTCCGCGAAACGTGAGAAGGCGGCCGCCACACGCGCGTGATAAGCCGCATCGCGCCCGCCGATAGCGTCGGAGCCGTCAGCGTCACGCATGGCGAGGCGTTCGGCCGTGCGTTGGGGGGGAACTTCAACCAGCAAGGTGAGGTCAGGTAAAAGGCCCTCGCTTCCCACACGGTGCAGATCGAGGATGTCGCTTTCCGACAGCCCCCCGCCTCCGCCTTGATAGGCGCGACTGGAATCGATGAAACGGTCGCAAATGACCCATTGACCAGCCTCGATTGCCGGGCGGATCAGTCTTTCGACATGATCGGATCGGCCTGCCGCAAACAGCAGTGCCTCGGCGCGCGGGTTCCATCCGCTGCCGGGAGGATCGAGCAGAAGGGCGCGGATTGCCTCCGCGCCTGCTGTGCCGCCCGGTTCACGTGTTAGGACAACCGAAATTCCGCGCGCCTCCAGTGCTTCGGCCAAGAGCCGGGCCTGAGTGGACTTGCCCACCCCTTCCCCGCCTTCCAGCGCAATGAATCGCCCTATGCTCACGAAAGCCAGCCTAGCACGGCATTGACCACGCGCTGCCATGGATTGGCCTTTTCCACTGCTGTGGCTGCCTGCAACGGCACACGATAGGGCTCCATCCCCTCAATGCGCACTTCAAGCTCCGCCACGTTCTGACCGGCGGCAATCGGTGCGACGAGCGGGCCACGATAATGCAAGGAAAGCTCGATCTTTGGCCGTTCGCCAGAAGGCAGATCAGCGATTACGGGACTTGCAGTTTGCAATGGCACGGAGTCCGTTGAACCGTCCTGAACCAAGGCCGTGCCGATAGTGGTATCGGCAGGAAATATCTTGTGCGGCTCGAATGCGGCATAGCCCCATTCGACATAATTCCGGGCGATCCGCGCCCGCTCTTCCTCGCTGTCGGTTCCCGCAACCACCAGAAGCAGGCGCCTGCCATCGCGTGCCGCGCTCCCCAGGAAGTTGTAGCCTGCTTCGCGGGTGTAGCCGGTCTTGATCCCGTCCGCCCCACGAACGATGCCCACCATGGGATCATGGTTGGACTGGGCAATGCCGTTGTAGCTGAACCCGCTCTTGCCGAAATAGCGCGCATAAAGCTGCGGATGCCGGGTAATCATCGCTTTGCCCAACAGGGCCAAATCATGCGCGGAAACGAAGGTCGCCCCCTCGTCCGGCCAGCCATTGGGCGTGCCGAAATGGCTGTCATCCATTCCCAGACGCGCGGCCGTCTGGTTCATCAGCGCGACCCATTTCTCGACTGAGCCCGCAGCTCCTTCAGCCAGCAGAACCGCGCCATCATTGGCCGAGACAGTGGTGATGCCACGGATCAGCGTATCGACACTGACCTTGTCCCCTGCCTTGAGGAACAGGGTCGAGCCTGTTCCGGACCATTTCGCAGCGAGCAGGGGTGAAACGGTGAAAGTCTGGCCTGCCTTCAGCCTTCCATCGTCAAGCATCTCGAATGCGAGATAGGCGCTCATCACTTTGGTGACAGAGGCCGGCAGAAAGCGCCGGTCGTCCTCGCGCCGATGCAGCACCTGCCCGGAACCGAGATCGACAAGCAGTGCAATGGGCGCTTCGGCTTCATTGGGCGGTGCCGGGTCGGCATGGAGCGACCCTGGCATGGCGGCCAATGCCGCACCCAGCCCCAACAAGCCGATCCTGCGCGTAAACTTCAAGCTCGCTCCCGCCCCATTTGCGGTGGAAGCTTAGCCTCCCTGACCGCCCGAATAGATTCGAGCGTCGCTATAACCCGCAGCCTTCACCTTGGCGAGCGAGGCCTCTGCCGCATTGCGCGAGGCAAACGGACCGGTGCGGACCCGGTAAAGCGAACCGGTTTTGCTCACATCCCCGCCGATTGCACTAGCGACCTTATCCGCCCGTTCCCTTGTCGAGAAAGCACCGGCCTGGACGACGAAGGAACCCGCCACAGGCTTGGCGGAAGCTTTCGCTTCCGGCTTGGGGCCGGCGGCCACTGCCGGCTCGGACTTGCGCTCCACCGGCGTGGGCTGCTTCGTAGCGATCGGGGCAGGCATCGGCGCCGTGGCCACAGGCTGCGAAGGCGCTTCCGGCGCGGCTGCGATTGCCGCCGGCCCAGTGACTTGTGCCGGAGCTGCTTCCGCTTGCTGAAGCGCGGCCATTGCATCCTTTGGCAATGCCACCGACGCTGCCGGGCCGCCGTTCGGCAGCTTGAGCTTAAGAACCTCTACGAGCGACATCGGCGTATCCATCCGCTCCGGCGCACGGCTTCCGGCGCGCAGAGCCGCTCGTTCCGGTTCCTGCGGGTTCACGCGCCGCACGCGCACAGGCGTATTACGCGAAATGCCGAGCTGTTCGGCCGCCCCTGGCGACAGAGCAATCACGTCATGTGTTTCAAGCGGACCGCGCCGCTCGATGCGGACAAGGATCGTTCGGCCGGTTTCCAGCGAAGTCACCTCGACATAGCTCGGCAACGGCAGGATATGGTTCGAAGCTGTGATTGTATCGCCACCGGAATTTTCCACCGATGCGTAACCTACTTCGTCGTAATTCCAGATGTCGGTAGGGGTATAGGTGACGCCGTCCACCGTATAAGGCAATCCGACGGTCACCGGGTAGTCGGCCGCCGGGCCGTTGGCTACAGGCTTTGCAGCCACATCCGGCCGTGCCCCGCCACTCGTAGCTGCGCAACCCGCCAGAGCGGCAATCGCGCTCAGTGAGGCGAGCCCGAAGGCAATGGTCTTATTTGGCAATCTCATCAGCAAGCAGCCCGACACTCATGGCATAGTAGTTCGAGCAGTTATATTCGAGGATAACCCTATAATTCCCGGTTAAGAGCCAGGATTTCGTCCCCGGCCCATCGGGCTGGAACACGCTTGCCATCACATCGTCCCCGATGGGAGCGAGTGGAGTGACGCCCAGTTGCTTCCATTCACGCACGGTTTTCCATTGGCTGTGCCGCTCATGCACGCGCGGGCAGACAGGTGCATTGAGTTCGCCCTTATAGGCATCGACATTGAAGCCGGGCGGCAATTGCGCAGCTACGCCCCAGGGCTGGCCGGGCCGCCATCCGGCATCGCGGAAATAATTCGCGATGGAATAAAGCGTGTCTGTGCGGCTGTTCCAGATGTCCTTGCGGCCATCCCCATCCCCATCCACCGCGAGGCGCAAATAGACGCTTGGCAGGAATTGCGGATTGCCGAAGGCCCCGGCCCAGCTTCCCTTCAGCGTATCACGCGAGACTCCGCTATCCGCGATCTTGAGCAGATCGACAAATTCGGCCGCGAACAATTCACGCCGCCGGCCTTCCCATGCGAGTGTGGCAAGCGAACGCGAAAGGTCGAAATCGCCCTTATACCCGCCATAATTCGTTTCATGGCCCCAGATGGCGATCACGATCTGGGCGGGAACGCCATATTGCTGTTCCACCCGACGCACCGTGTCGGCCGCAGCCGCAAATACGCGCTGGCCGCCGGCGATCCTGTTCCGGTCGACATGAGTGGCGATATAGGGAGCAAGGGGAGAAAAGCCGCTCCCCGGAGGGCCTGCCGGCTGTGCACGATCCAGCGAGACGACGCGACTGTTGGGTGTCAGCCCCGAAGTCATCGACGCGATAGTTGCTTCGCTGACGCCTTCGGCCCTCGCCCGGGCAGCCAGAAGCTGGAGGTAGGCAGGGAAGGACAGCCCATCGACTGTCGTTTCCGCAGTGCCGTATCCGGCAGGCAAAGGCTGGACAACTTCCTGAGCGACGGCACCAGTCAACGGCGCGCACAGGCCCAGAAACGACGACAGGGTAAGAATATGGCTACGCAGGCTCATATCCTTACCCTGTCACAAAGCTTGGTCCCTTAGAAGCCCCGCCGATACGGGACGTTGGGATTTTCAGTCAGTTGGCTCAGTTGGCTTGCGGCGGCCCGGGAGGGTTGCTCCAGTCCACCGGCTTGAAGCCGCAATTCACCTCGGTGCCGCAATTGGTGACGGTGTGAACGTAGCGGATCTTGCCGTTTTCGATTCGGAACAGGTGGCTGTCAGGACGGGCCTTTTCCCCGAACTTGAGGAACACGCTGACGGTGCCGAGCGCTTCATCCACCACATATTCGCGCGAGGCGAGCTTCACGCCTGAAGGCACGCCGACATTGCAAGTGTCGTCCGCCTGACCACGGCCGGTGTAGATGCCGCCTTCAAGGCGCGCGCAGGGCGTGCCCCAGGGAACCTGCACGTTCTTGTCATTGAACAGGTCGAGATAGGCATTGGCGGCCGCGATCAACTCCTGCCGAGTGTTGCGCTGGCCTTCGGGAATCACCGACCAGTTTTCTGTCGATGCGTATTTCAGCGTGTTGGCCGCGTTGAACAGCCAGTCGCCCTCATCAGTGGCAATGTTGTTGATTGTGCCAACGCCGCCCTGCCAGCCGCGATTGATCTGCGTGGCCATGACATAGGGATGTTCCGGATCGGTCATCACCGTTTCGATGAAGACCTTGCACGCCGTGGTGTCGAGCACCTTGAGCGACCAGTCGACCTTGCGCGGCTTGGTGAACAGAGCGGACAGGGTGCCAAGCTTGAAGTTCTCGCGATAATCGACCCATTCGCCCATTTCCATTTCGAACGGGCTGCCCTTCTCCAGAGCGTTGATCCAGCTCTGCGCTGTCTCGTCCAACTGTTCGCGAGTGCAAGCGCTCTGAGCCATGGCGGGGGTAGCCATCGTGAGGGCCGTGAATCCGGCGATCGCTGCAAAAATTTGGCGTTTCATCCCAGTCTCTCCATTCAGTCCGCTGCCGCAGCACGTCAGGCCAGTCGCGGATCTAGAAATTGTCTCCCGAACGGCGCAATTGCGCTCGTTGATTTTGCCTAATGCCATCGGGCTGCAGAGTCACGGGGCAACAGGAGGAAATCGCTCCTGTTTAAGGGAAAGGCCGGTGACAAGCAGCGCAAAGGGCGCTAGCCGCATGGCCGACGGAAGAGTGGCCGAGCGGTTGAAGGCACCGGTCTTGAAAACCGGCAAGGGTGCAAGCCCTTCGTGGGTTCGAATCCCACCTCTTCCGCCAGGTTCCCGCGATCAGACCCCGGGCGGGATCTTTGCCCGCATCATTTCCCGGCGGTCGAGCACTTCGCCATCCGCGATGAATGTCCCGTCACCAACAGCGTGGACCATTCGCTTTTCCTGCCTTGTGGAATCGTGCCATGCGGCCAGGCCATCCAGCACCACGATCCCGTGACGCTCGATGATTTCCACCACCCGGCATTCCACATTGGCAAGGCATTCGGCGATCAGCGGCGCCTTCACCTTGCTGGCCTGAAGCCGCGTCAGGCCGAAGCTTGCGAATTTGTCCGTATCGGTCCCGGAACACATGCCGATGCCCACTGCGGTGTCGATCATGTCGACAGTGGGAATGGCCAGAACGCATTCGCCAGTGTCGCGCAAGGCTTCCCATGAGTGATTCCACGGGCCAGTGGTGATCGCGAAACGGGGAGAGAAATCCATCACCATGGTCCAGGTGATGGTCATCACATTATCCCGTTGCCCGTCATTAGTGGTGACCAGCACCACCGGGCCGGGTTCGATCAGCGTGAAGGCCTTGCTGAGCGGCAGAGGTTCCATGCCGCCCATCGCCTATTTCTTCGTGTAGCTGTTCTGGAGCGTAAGCCCGTCGGGCTGGGCGAGGCGAGCGGCCGCTGCGGCCTTGAGCGCCTTGTAATCAGCGAAGCTGCAATCCCCGTCATTCACGTGAACATTCGGGATCGAAGCGACCGCGGAGTCGCAGCTCGCCTCATATTCCTCCAACTTGCCGCGACCGGTCTTGAGGAAGCGATAATAGGGCTCGCCCAGAATTCCTGCCGTATCCACCGTCTGCGACTGGATGAGATACCAGTCACCCGAAATACGATCGAACCGAATCTGGCGCTTCCCGATGACAAGGCCGTCCTTGTCGACCGAGGCGTATTCGAAAAAGCCCGCCGCACTGCCTTTGGCAATCGTGACATCGCTTGCCTCGTCACCCCCTTGCGTGACCGTCGAGTATTTGCCGACGATGGATGGGGGCGCATCCGCCTCGGCCACAGGGATGAGGGGCTCCGTCGATTTCCAGCAGGCACCGAGCAGGACCATCAGAGATAGTGCAGTGAGATTACGGTAACGCATGGAAGTCAGCCCCCTGTTCCTGCAGATCAGATATGCAGCGCCCTGCCATAAGCGGCCAGCACGCTTTCATGCATGGATTCGCTGATGGTGGGATGCGGGAAGATCGTGTTCATCAGCTCGGCCTCCGTGGTTTCGAGCGTCTTGCCCACGACATAGCCCTGGATCATCTCGGTCACTTCCGCACCGACCATATGGGCGCCCAGCAATTCGCCGGTCTTGGCGTCGAACACCGTCTTCACGAAACCTTCCGGCTCGCCCAGCGCGATGGCCTTGCCGTTGCCGATGAAGGGGAACATGCCGACCTTTACGGTGTAGCCCGCTTCCTTGGCCTTCGCCTCGGTCATGCCCACACTGGCGATCTGCGGGTGGCAATAGGTGCAGCCCGGAATGTTGTTGCGATCCAGCGGGTGCGGGTGAACGTCCTTGTTACCCAGTTCCTTCGCGATGGCTTCGGCGGCGGTAACGCCTTCATGGCTGGCCTTGTGCGCCAGCCACGGGCCGGGCACGCAATCGCCAATGGCCCACAGGCCCTTCACGCCGGTGCGGCCATAGCGATCGATCTGGATGAAGCCGCGATCGAGCTTCACGCCCAGCTTGTCCAGGCCGATATTCTCGGTGTTGGGCTGGATACCGATGGCCACGATCACATGGCTGAACTGCCCATCCGTGACCTTGCCGTCCTTACCCTTGATCTTGGCGGAGACGCCCTTGTCGGAAACCTTGAGCTCTTCCAGCACGGCACCGGTCAGGATGTTCATGCCCTGCTTGGTCAGTGCCTTCTGCAGGAAGGCAGAGACGTCTGCATCTTCTACCGGCACGACCCGGTCGAGCATTTCGACCACGGTCACGTCCACGCCCATATCGTTATAGAAGCTGGCGAATTCGATGCCGATGGCGCCGCTGCCGATTACCAGCAGCTTGCCGGGCATTTCGGGCGGGGTCATCGCATGGCGATAGGTCCACACGCGCTTGCCGTCAGCCGGGGCGAAAGGCAGGTCGCGAGCGCGGGCGCCAGTGGCGACGATGATGTGCTTGGCGGTGAGCGTTTCGGTGCCCTTCTCGCCCGCCACTTCCAGCGTGTTCGGCCCCTTCAGCGTACCGGTGCCCATGTGGACCGAAATCTTGTTCTTCTTCATCAGGTGCGTCACGCCCTGATTGAGCTGCTTGGCCACGCCGCGCGAACGCTTGACGATGGCCTCCAGATCGGCGGTGATTTCCTTGGCTGCCAGCCCGTAATCCTTGGCGTGCTGCATGTAGTGGTAGATTTCAGCCGAGCGCAGCAGAGCCTTGGTGGGAATGCAGCCCCAGTTGAGGCAGATGCCGCCCAGCAATTCGCGTTCCACAATGGCTGTCTTCAGGCCAAGCTGCGCACAGCGGATCGCCGCGACATAGCCGCCGGGGCCGGAACCGAGAACGATGACGTCGTAGGCTTCTGCCACTTCGAATTACTCCTGAGCGTCTACAGGGCGCGGTTGCCCGTTATCGTCGATTGCGACGAAGGTGAACTTCGCCTGCGTAACCTTCATTGCCTGTTCCAGATGGCGCGGACGGCGCCAGGCTTCCACGGCGATGATCATGCTGGTGCGGCCCACGTGCTCGATGGTTCCGTAAACAGATACCTCGTCGCCCACCTTGACCGGCTGATGGAACTGCATCCCGTCGATAGCGACGGTGACTGCCCTGCCCTTGGCCCGCCGCGCGGCGATCAGGCCGGCGCCATTGTCCATGATGCTGACCAGCCAGCCGCCGAAGATGTCGCCATAGGCATTGGCATCGGCGGGCATGGCCGTGACTCGGATGGCGGGATCGCGCTGCTCGGTCATTCAAAACCTCGCCAAAGTTGACGCGGAACCACGTGCGAAACACCCGAATTTTGCCATTTTCTCGCAGTCTTTCCAGTCACTTGCTTCAAAAGCCGTGTGACTTTTCAAAATCGGGCTGCCGGCCCGATCCGAAAGGGAAAACTGCGAAATCATGGTGAGGAGCATATCCTCCCGGCGGGTGTGTAGGAAAGCCTCAGGCCACCAGGCCCAGCGGCTTTTCGATCAGTTCCTTGAAGACCTGCATCAGCTGCGCGCCATCCGCACCGTCGATGGCGCGATGGTCGAAGCTGCCGGTCGCGCTCATCACCGTGGCGACGCCGAGCGCGCCGTCGACGATATAGGGGCGCTTCTCACCCGAACCGATGGCCATGATCATCGCCTGCGGCGGATTGATGACCGCTTCGAACTGCTTGATGCCGAACATGCCCATGTTGGACAGGCTGGCCGTGCCGCCCTGATACTCGCTGGGAGCCAGCTTGCCTTCGCGGGCGCGGGCCGCGAGATCCTTCATCTCGGTCGAAATCTGCGAAACCGACTTCACACCGGCATCCGCGATGATCGGGGTGATGAGGCCATTGGGGATCGAGACCGCCACCGAAATATCGGCGCGCTTGAACTTGATCAGCTCGTCACCTGCAAACTGCACATTGCACACCGGCACGCGCAGCAGGGCCTTGGCGAGAGCCTTGATCAGCAGATCGTTGACGGAGAGCTTCACGCCCTCCCCTTCCAGCGCGGCATTCAGTTCGCCGCGCAGCTTGAGCAGCGCATCGAGCTGGATGTCCACCGTGAGGTAGATGTGCGGAATCTGCTGCTTCGATTCGGTCAGGCGGCGCGCAATGGTCTTGCGCATGCCGGAAAGCTTTTCGACTTCGTGCGGAATGCCGAAGTCCTGTGCCTGAACCGGTGCGGTGGCGGGAGCCGCGGTAGCGACAGGCGCCGGAGCGGCAGCACCGGGCTTCGCGCCTTCAACGTCGGCCTTCACGATGCGGCCATGCGGGCCGGTGCCCGTCACGCCCTTGAGGTCGATGCCCTTGTCGGCAGCGATGCGCTTGGCCAGCGGAGATGCGATCACGCGATCACCCGAAGCCGCAGCGGGCGCTGCAACAGGTGCGGGAGCCGGTGCGGCAGGTGCCGGGGCAGCGGCAGGAGCGGGAGCAGCCTCTGCCTTGGGGGCCGCAGCGGGCGCTGCCGCGCCACCGGCGGGCTTCACGCTGGCGGGATCCTCGCCTTCCTCGGCCAGAGTGGCGATCACTGTGCCGACCTTCACGCCTTCGGTGCCTTCGGCAATCGCGATGTCGGCAATAGTGCCTTCATCCACGGCTTCGAATTCCATCGTGGCCTTGTCGGTTTCGATTTCGGCCATGATGTCACCGGCCGAAACCTTGTCTCCAACCTTGACCAGCCAGCGGGCCAGAGTGCCCTCCTCCATGGTCGGTGACAAAGCGGGCATCTTGATCGCGATGGACATGGCGGAAAGGTTTCGTCCCTCTGGTGAATTGACGGGTGGTTCTCTGGCCAATTTGGCGCGCGGGGGCAAGTGCTCACAAGCGCAAAACAGCAAGCAGCTTGCCTGAAAGCGGCTTTAGGCGGATAGGGTTCCTTGGGGAGAGCAGAAAAATGCGCGTCTATCTGGTGATCATGGACGAAACGGAGGAAGCGCGGGTCGCCTTGCGTTTTGCCGCGCGCCGCGCCGCCAAGACGGATGGCGCAGTGCATATCCTCGCTCTCGTTCCCCCGCAGGATTTCGTCGCTTTCGGCGGGGTTCAGGCCACTATCGAGCAGGAAGCGCAGGACCGGGCGGAAATGCTGGCGGCCAGCGCCGCGGGCAGTCTGCTGACCGAAAGCGGCAAGATGCCCACTATCGCCGTGCGCCAGGGCGAAGGGGTAAAGGTTATCCGCGACTATCTTGTCGACCATCCCGAAGTGGCCGCATTGGTGCTGGGCGCCGCACATGAAGGCAATCCCGGCCCGCTGGTAACCCATTTCAGCCACGCTTCGGGCGGGCTTTCCTGCCCGGTGTTCATCGTGCCGGGGGCCTTGTCGGACGAGGACATCGACCGGTTGAGTTGATGGGCGGGCTGCCCGTCGGCCTATCCAGTCAAATCACTCACACCCGCTCAGCCTGAGCCTGTCGAAGGCCACGGGATTCAAATTGCCCCAAGTTCGTCCACCTTCCCGCGTCCTTCGACAGGCTCAGGACGAACGGATGTTTGGCGCAGCCATTCAAATTACCGCTTCTTCCCCTGATGCCGGATATTGCCCGGCCGCCCGCGCTTGCCGACCATGTGCTTGCCCTTCTTTTTCGGCTCCATCTTGGTGCCGCGCGGTTCGATGGCGGAACTTCCACCTTCGGGCAGTTCGAATTTCAGCGCACCGGTCAGCGGATTGGCTTCGGCCAGTCGCAGCTTCAGGCGATCACCCATGGCGTAGATCGTGCGGGTGCGTTCGCCCACCAGAGCCTGCGCGGAATCGTCATAGTGGTAATAATCGTTGCCCAGCGTGGAGACCGGCACCAGTCCGTCCCCGCCCAGGCCGACGATAGTGGCGAAGAAGCCGAATTTCTGGACACCGGTGATCCGCGTATCGAACACTTCGCCCACCCGGCCGGAAAGCCATGCGGCGACATAGCGGTCGATCGTCTCGCGTTCAGCTTCCATGGCACGGCGCTCTGCGCTGCTGATCGCTTCGCTCACCCGGTCGAGGTCCGTGCGGTCACGGTCCGACAGGCCGGACGTTGCGGGCAGATCGCCCTTGGGCTTGGGTTGTTCCAGTCCGAAGGCATCGACCAGCCCGCGATGCACCAGAAGGTCGGCATAGCGGCGGATCGGCGAGGTGAAGTGGGCATAGCTGCCCAGCGCGAGGCCGAAGTGCCCTGCATTGCGCGGCCCGTAATAGGCCTGCGTCTGGCTGCGCAGCACGGCCTCCATGATCAGTGCCTTCTCGCCCTCATCCGCAATGTCCTTCAACATGCGGTTGAACAGGCTGGGCGTGATGACCT from the Erythrobacter sp. SG61-1L genome contains:
- the tmk gene encoding dTMP kinase, which encodes MSIGRFIALEGGEGVGKSTQARLLAEALEARGISVVLTREPGGTAGAEAIRALLLDPPGSGWNPRAEALLFAAGRSDHVERLIRPAIEAGQWVICDRFIDSSRAYQGGGGGLSESDILDLHRVGSEGLLPDLTLLVEVPPQRTAERLAMRDADGSDAIGGRDAAYHARVAAAFSRFAEENPERFARIDGEGIPGEIHARIMSALSPLLEERA
- a CDS encoding D-alanyl-D-alanine carboxypeptidase family protein gives rise to the protein MKFTRRIGLLGLGAALAAMPGSLHADPAPPNEAEAPIALLVDLGSGQVLHRREDDRRFLPASVTKVMSAYLAFEMLDDGRLKAGQTFTVSPLLAAKWSGTGSTLFLKAGDKVSVDTLIRGITTVSANDGAVLLAEGAAGSVEKWVALMNQTAARLGMDDSHFGTPNGWPDEGATFVSAHDLALLGKAMITRHPQLYARYFGKSGFSYNGIAQSNHDPMVGIVRGADGIKTGYTREAGYNFLGSAARDGRRLLLVVAGTDSEEERARIARNYVEWGYAAFEPHKIFPADTTIGTALVQDGSTDSVPLQTASPVIADLPSGERPKIELSLHYRGPLVAPIAAGQNVAELEVRIEGMEPYRVPLQAATAVEKANPWQRVVNAVLGWLS
- a CDS encoding SPOR domain-containing protein; this translates as MRLPNKTIAFGLASLSAIAALAGCAATSGGARPDVAAKPVANGPAADYPVTVGLPYTVDGVTYTPTDIWNYDEVGYASVENSGGDTITASNHILPLPSYVEVTSLETGRTILVRIERRGPLETHDVIALSPGAAEQLGISRNTPVRVRRVNPQEPERAALRAGSRAPERMDTPMSLVEVLKLKLPNGGPAASVALPKDAMAALQQAEAAPAQVTGPAAIAAAPEAPSQPVATAPMPAPIATKQPTPVERKSEPAVAAGPKPEAKASAKPVAGSFVVQAGAFSTRERADKVASAIGGDVSKTGSLYRVRTGPFASRNAAEASLAKVKAAGYSDARIYSGGQGG
- a CDS encoding lytic murein transglycosylase, whose protein sequence is MSLRSHILTLSSFLGLCAPLTGAVAQEVVQPLPAGYGTAETTVDGLSFPAYLQLLAARARAEGVSEATIASMTSGLTPNSRVVSLDRAQPAGPPGSGFSPLAPYIATHVDRNRIAGGQRVFAAAADTVRRVEQQYGVPAQIVIAIWGHETNYGGYKGDFDLSRSLATLAWEGRRRELFAAEFVDLLKIADSGVSRDTLKGSWAGAFGNPQFLPSVYLRLAVDGDGDGRKDIWNSRTDTLYSIANYFRDAGWRPGQPWGVAAQLPPGFNVDAYKGELNAPVCPRVHERHSQWKTVREWKQLGVTPLAPIGDDVMASVFQPDGPGTKSWLLTGNYRVILEYNCSNYYAMSVGLLADEIAK
- a CDS encoding flavin reductase family protein, encoding MEPLPLSKAFTLIEPGPVVLVTTNDGQRDNVMTITWTMVMDFSPRFAITTGPWNHSWEALRDTGECVLAIPTVDMIDTAVGIGMCSGTDTDKFASFGLTRLQASKVKAPLIAECLANVECRVVEIIERHGIVVLDGLAAWHDSTRQEKRMVHAVGDGTFIADGEVLDRREMMRAKIPPGV
- the lpdA gene encoding dihydrolipoyl dehydrogenase, with amino-acid sequence MAEAYDVIVLGSGPGGYVAAIRCAQLGLKTAIVERELLGGICLNWGCIPTKALLRSAEIYHYMQHAKDYGLAAKEITADLEAIVKRSRGVAKQLNQGVTHLMKKNKISVHMGTGTLKGPNTLEVAGEKGTETLTAKHIIVATGARARDLPFAPADGKRVWTYRHAMTPPEMPGKLLVIGSGAIGIEFASFYNDMGVDVTVVEMLDRVVPVEDADVSAFLQKALTKQGMNILTGAVLEELKVSDKGVSAKIKGKDGKVTDGQFSHVIVAIGIQPNTENIGLDKLGVKLDRGFIQIDRYGRTGVKGLWAIGDCVPGPWLAHKASHEGVTAAEAIAKELGNKDVHPHPLDRNNIPGCTYCHPQIASVGMTEAKAKEAGYTVKVGMFPFIGNGKAIALGEPEGFVKTVFDAKTGELLGAHMVGAEVTEMIQGYVVGKTLETTEAELMNTIFPHPTISESMHESVLAAYGRALHI
- a CDS encoding acyl-CoA thioesterase gives rise to the protein MTEQRDPAIRVTAMPADANAYGDIFGGWLVSIMDNGAGLIAARRAKGRAVTVAIDGMQFHQPVKVGDEVSVYGTIEHVGRTSMIIAVEAWRRPRHLEQAMKVTQAKFTFVAIDDNGQPRPVDAQE
- a CDS encoding pyruvate dehydrogenase complex dihydrolipoamide acetyltransferase; protein product: MSIAIKMPALSPTMEEGTLARWLVKVGDKVSAGDIMAEIETDKATMEFEAVDEGTIADIAIAEGTEGVKVGTVIATLAEEGEDPASVKPAGGAAAPAAAPKAEAAPAPAAAPAPAAPAPAPVAAPAAASGDRVIASPLAKRIAADKGIDLKGVTGTGPHGRIVKADVEGAKPGAAAPAPVATAAPATAPVQAQDFGIPHEVEKLSGMRKTIARRLTESKQQIPHIYLTVDIQLDALLKLRGELNAALEGEGVKLSVNDLLIKALAKALLRVPVCNVQFAGDELIKFKRADISVAVSIPNGLITPIIADAGVKSVSQISTEMKDLAARAREGKLAPSEYQGGTASLSNMGMFGIKQFEAVINPPQAMIMAIGSGEKRPYIVDGALGVATVMSATGSFDHRAIDGADGAQLMQVFKELIEKPLGLVA
- a CDS encoding universal stress protein translates to MRVYLVIMDETEEARVALRFAARRAAKTDGAVHILALVPPQDFVAFGGVQATIEQEAQDRAEMLAASAAGSLLTESGKMPTIAVRQGEGVKVIRDYLVDHPEVAALVLGAAHEGNPGPLVTHFSHASGGLSCPVFIVPGALSDEDIDRLS